A stretch of Pseudomonas sp. CCC3.1 DNA encodes these proteins:
- a CDS encoding GntR family transcriptional regulator, translated as MLKALEPAVIAQDDSETLSENVFRRIQAAIVKGEIAPGSKISEPELARTYGISRGPLREAIHRLEGQRLLVRVPHVGARVVSLSHAELIELYEIRESLEGMACRLAAERMSDEDIAQLRRVLETHERDEAFQAGVGYYQQEGDFDFHYKIIQGSGNRTLTQMLCGELYQLVRMYRIQFSATPNRPHQAFAEHHRILDAIADRDGELAELLMRRHIGASKRNIARHYQDSAQQTATPRGES; from the coding sequence ATGCTCAAAGCACTGGAGCCAGCCGTCATTGCCCAGGACGATTCGGAAACCCTCTCCGAGAACGTCTTTCGGCGTATTCAGGCGGCTATTGTCAAAGGCGAAATCGCCCCTGGCAGCAAGATCTCCGAACCTGAGCTGGCGCGTACCTACGGCATCAGCCGCGGTCCATTGCGTGAGGCCATCCACCGTCTTGAAGGTCAGCGTTTGTTGGTGCGAGTGCCGCATGTAGGGGCCCGAGTGGTCTCTTTAAGCCACGCAGAGCTGATCGAACTCTACGAAATCCGCGAGTCCCTTGAAGGCATGGCCTGTCGTTTGGCTGCCGAGCGCATGAGCGATGAAGACATCGCACAATTGCGCCGGGTGCTTGAAACCCATGAGCGCGATGAGGCGTTTCAGGCGGGTGTCGGCTACTACCAGCAAGAAGGCGACTTCGATTTTCATTACAAGATTATTCAAGGCAGCGGCAATCGCACGCTGACCCAAATGCTCTGCGGTGAGTTGTATCAACTGGTGCGCATGTACCGCATCCAGTTTTCTGCCACCCCCAATCGCCCGCATCAGGCGTTTGCCGAGCATCACCGCATTCTCGATGCCATTGCCGATCGCGACGGCGAACTGGCCGAGTTGTTGATGCGCCGTCATATCGGCGCCTCGAAACGCAATATTGCGCGTCACTACCAAGACAGCGCC